In Candidatus Falkowbacteria bacterium, a genomic segment contains:
- a CDS encoding magnesium transporter — MVIRDRRKKNSYIQENTATQSVEHLLRDRIPWLFLGLFGGLLTTLLVSNYEAILYADIRVAFFIPIIVYLSDAVGSQTETIYIRAIVKTKVHFLNYVLKESLVGLALGVIFGSCLGIFAAYWLHSAAIAFTVGLATLINLTLAPILAVTIPSIIRRQHSDPALGAGPVATIIQDLLSLLIFFFIASVIIFI; from the coding sequence ATGGTAATCCGAGATCGGAGAAAAAAAAATTCTTACATTCAAGAAAATACCGCTACGCAATCAGTTGAACATTTACTAAGAGATCGTATTCCTTGGCTATTTTTAGGTTTATTTGGAGGTCTTTTAACAACGCTTTTAGTATCTAACTATGAAGCAATATTATATGCTGACATTAGGGTAGCTTTTTTTATACCAATTATTGTGTATTTAAGTGATGCCGTAGGTTCTCAAACAGAAACAATTTATATTAGAGCAATAGTAAAGACAAAGGTTCATTTTTTAAACTATGTTTTAAAGGAGAGTTTAGTTGGGTTGGCTTTGGGGGTTATTTTTGGTTCTTGTTTAGGGATTTTTGCAGCCTATTGGTTGCATTCGGCAGCCATTGCTTTTACTGTTGGACTAGCCACCTTAATTAATTTAACCTTGGCGCCAATTTTAGCAGTGACAATTCCTAGTATTATTAGACGACAACACAGCGACCCAGCTCTTGGAGCAGGTCCAGTGGCCACAATTATTCAGGATCTGTTGAGCTTACTTATTTTCTTTTTTATTGCCTCGGTAATCATATTTATATGA
- a CDS encoding sulfite exporter TauE/SafE family protein: MKSYTFHVKGMHCAACVVLTESELEALPNIDSAKANLTSCSVEVKGDFATDSPEAIAETLSNTLKPHGYSLRVGEEKNVVAWSDFRIALPTALLIIGLFLLLQKLGIVNLVTINTVNYGTAFVIGLVASVSTCMAVVGGLVLSMSANMVKGGQRKKPQILFHIGRLLSFFFLGGLIGMLGATFEPGIFATFIISVVIGLVLLIMGINLLDIFPWAKKLQPTMPKFISKNLLGIKKFNHTVTPLLLGIITFFLPCGFTQSMQIYTLSTHSFWTGALTMFAFALGTLPVLGLISFSSLTINPNKTGIFFKTMGIITIFFALFNIYNSLVAIELLPVIFAF, encoded by the coding sequence ATGAAATCCTATACTTTTCATGTTAAAGGAATGCATTGTGCTGCATGTGTTGTATTAACCGAGAGTGAGCTTGAAGCCTTGCCGAATATTGATAGTGCGAAGGCAAATTTAACTTCATGTTCTGTAGAGGTTAAAGGAGATTTTGCGACTGACTCACCAGAGGCTATTGCTGAAACATTATCTAATACATTAAAACCTCATGGATATTCACTACGAGTAGGAGAAGAAAAGAATGTTGTTGCTTGGTCAGACTTTAGGATCGCTCTTCCGACTGCACTTTTGATTATTGGTTTATTTTTGTTATTACAGAAACTTGGCATTGTTAATCTTGTGACAATAAATACCGTAAACTATGGAACAGCTTTTGTGATTGGTCTTGTAGCTTCAGTTTCAACCTGTATGGCTGTTGTGGGAGGGTTAGTTCTTTCTATGTCAGCGAATATGGTCAAGGGGGGACAGAGAAAAAAACCACAGATACTCTTTCATATTGGTCGGTTACTATCTTTTTTCTTTTTGGGTGGTTTGATTGGGATGCTTGGAGCGACATTTGAGCCAGGTATCTTTGCTACATTTATTATTAGCGTAGTTATTGGTCTTGTTTTGTTAATAATGGGTATTAATTTGTTGGATATTTTTCCTTGGGCCAAGAAACTACAGCCAACCATGCCGAAGTTTATTTCCAAGAATCTACTCGGTATCAAAAAATTTAATCATACTGTTACGCCACTTCTGCTTGGAATTATTACCTTCTTCTTGCCATGTGGTTTTACACAATCAATGCAAATCTATACACTTTCAACGCATAGTTTTTGGACAGGTGCTTTGACTATGTTTGCTTTTGCGCTTGGAACTCTGCCAGTACTAGGTTTGATAAGTTTTAGTTCATTAACCATTAATCCTAATAAGACAGGAATTTTTTTCAAAACAATGGGAATAATTACTATCTTTTTTGCTTTATTTAATATATATAATAGTTTGGTCGCCATTGAACTATTGCCAGTTATCTTTGCTTTTTAG
- a CDS encoding cupin domain-containing protein, whose amino-acid sequence MPPFKIGKIKTQMTEKRGWLVGQFMKDPEFKDENIEIYYKTFPVGDTDDKLHYHPEGKEYMVVLAGKARFRIGDELLTLEEGDYIAIPSGTSDQIVEVFEEFTIIGVRYPSIPNNKVFIEG is encoded by the coding sequence ATGCCACCATTCAAAATCGGAAAAATTAAAACTCAGATGACAGAGAAGCGAGGATGGCTTGTTGGTCAATTCATGAAAGATCCAGAATTTAAAGATGAGAATATCGAGATTTACTATAAAACATTTCCAGTTGGAGATACAGACGACAAGCTACACTATCATCCAGAAGGAAAAGAGTATATGGTTGTGCTTGCTGGCAAGGCAAGATTTCGAATAGGTGATGAATTATTAACGCTTGAAGAAGGGGATTACATTGCTATACCAAGTGGCACCTCAGATCAAATAGTCGAAGTATTTGAAGAATTTACTATTATAGGAGTTCGTTATCCAAGTATTCCAAACAACAAAGTTTTTATTGAAGGATAA
- a CDS encoding ATP-binding protein, which yields MKRNKFIIISGFSGSGKTTLAKYLSKHLKIPSFSKDDIKEELFNTLGWSDKEWSLKLSVASINLLYLILEKELQVGKPVIIEANFKSNAKASLNKLISSYSAEVLEYHCVASFEVLSERVKVRAESGERHPGHDKVLMGKIDSESMKALKIGEMVEVDANDFSKINYSELLEKGNIFLNK from the coding sequence ATGAAAAGGAATAAATTTATCATTATTTCTGGTTTTTCCGGGTCAGGAAAAACAACTTTAGCTAAATATCTTTCCAAGCATCTTAAAATTCCTTCTTTTTCTAAAGATGATATCAAAGAGGAGCTGTTTAATACGCTTGGATGGAGTGATAAGGAATGGTCGCTTAAATTAAGTGTGGCTTCAATAAATTTATTATATCTAATTCTAGAGAAAGAGTTACAAGTCGGAAAGCCAGTAATTATTGAGGCAAACTTTAAATCTAATGCAAAAGCTTCTCTTAATAAGTTAATCTCTTCATATTCAGCGGAAGTGTTAGAGTATCATTGTGTTGCTTCATTTGAAGTACTCTCTGAGAGAGTCAAGGTTCGGGCAGAAAGTGGTGAACGGCATCCAGGACATGATAAGGTTCTTATGGGAAAGATTGATAGTGAGTCTATGAAGGCGTTAAAAATAGGAGAGATGGTTGAAGTTGACGCTAATGATTTTTCAAAGATTAATTACTCAGAGTTACTTGAGAAAGGAAATATCTTTCTTAATAAATAA
- a CDS encoding DUF305 domain-containing protein yields MTKISISLVISLMIIVGVLGWMLGYASTPDYRVSMFDKTAMDFGRADRTLDLRYINTMIAHHRGAMLFATQASTQTQRPEMKDLAAMILRDEPVAIAELYTWKKDWYGDTKQVKDPVVSNLGTYDDKFDLRFLNALIAHHEEGLEMTQEIKIKSSRTEILNNADAVDTFLTTTLKLFKDWRKQWYNL; encoded by the coding sequence ATGACTAAAATTTCAATTTCTTTAGTAATCTCTCTTATGATAATAGTTGGTGTTCTTGGTTGGATGCTTGGATATGCCAGTACGCCTGATTATAGAGTAAGTATGTTTGACAAAACAGCTATGGATTTCGGTCGCGCCGATCGGACGCTTGATCTTCGGTATATTAATACCATGATTGCTCACCATAGAGGTGCTATGCTTTTTGCCACTCAAGCTAGCACGCAAACACAACGACCCGAGATGAAAGATCTAGCGGCAATGATTCTTCGGGATGAACCAGTGGCCATTGCTGAACTATATACCTGGAAAAAAGACTGGTATGGAGATACAAAACAAGTTAAAGATCCAGTAGTTTCAAATTTGGGAACCTATGATGATAAATTTGATCTGCGTTTTCTTAACGCCCTTATTGCTCATCACGAGGAAGGTCTTGAAATGACACAAGAAATAAAGATTAAATCTAGTAGAACTGAGATTTTAAACAATGCTGATGCTGTTGATACATTTCTTACAACAACCTTAAAGCTTTTTAAAGATTGGCGAAAACAGTGGTATAACCTGTAA
- a CDS encoding type II secretion system protein translates to MIKNRPGFTLVELLIVIAIIGLLATITLVFFGNTRYKARDIKRKFDIGQVGKFLFLGNCYVPISGFGEYDISVIMTELKTIYPQAQMLPMIKDPKTGTDTESMYRYQVTATDKCIIYANLENKEEAITLSGMVAPEAGRGTGVLIGSSTGVNGTNIYYQFGK, encoded by the coding sequence ATGATAAAAAATAGACCAGGCTTTACGCTAGTTGAATTGTTGATTGTCATTGCTATTATTGGTTTACTAGCTACAATCACCTTGGTTTTTTTCGGGAATACACGCTATAAAGCTCGTGATATAAAGCGTAAATTTGATATTGGTCAGGTTGGTAAATTTTTATTTTTAGGGAATTGTTATGTGCCAATTTCTGGCTTTGGTGAATATGATATATCAGTGATAATGACTGAGCTTAAAACAATCTATCCTCAAGCTCAAATGCTACCAATGATAAAAGATCCTAAAACTGGAACTGATACGGAGTCAATGTATAGATATCAAGTAACAGCCACAGATAAGTGTATTATTTATGCAAATTTAGAAAATAAAGAAGAAGCTATAACTCTTTCAGGGATGGTTGCACCTGAAGCCGGACGGGGGACTGGCGTTCTTATTGGTTCTAGTACTGGGGTTAATGGTACAAATATTTATTATCAATTTGGGAAGTAG
- a CDS encoding cupredoxin domain-containing protein yields the protein MNKKNIIFAGIVIALIGGIIVLSNITSQPKVVYYGDSNNSSVEPSTNVSMDGEKQIVEITAKGGYSPSKSSAKAGVPTIIRVITNGTYDCSSALRIKSLGYSKNLPATGTTDIEVPPQVPGTTIKALCSMGMYNFTVQFNS from the coding sequence ATGAATAAAAAAAATATTATATTTGCCGGTATTGTAATTGCACTTATTGGAGGGATTATTGTTTTATCAAATATTACATCGCAACCAAAAGTTGTCTATTATGGTGATTCAAATAATAGCTCTGTGGAACCTAGTACTAATGTAAGCATGGATGGTGAGAAGCAAATAGTTGAAATTACTGCTAAGGGTGGTTATTCACCCAGTAAGTCATCAGCTAAAGCTGGTGTTCCGACAATCATTCGAGTTATAACTAATGGTACCTATGATTGCTCTTCGGCTTTGAGGATTAAAAGTTTGGGCTATAGCAAAAATCTTCCCGCTACTGGTACGACCGATATAGAAGTACCACCTCAAGTACCAGGCACTACTATTAAAGCTCTATGTAGTATGGGTATGTATAATTTTACTGTCCAATTTAATAGTTAG
- a CDS encoding class F sortase yields MNKKTVSEISYHWYWLYSLFIVILIISPSLVLLKFSNSVNRQADELFVSTVQEKSYGIPKRLEISSINVDATVESVGLTPEGAMDTPVDPDNVGWYNLGPRPGEQGSAVIDGHLDKEDQSRAVFADLAEVNIDDIVSVIDDQGKKLNFIVKEVRMYNADDDTNEVFNNNDGVFLNLITCAGSWDKDKQNYDQRRVIFTELIK; encoded by the coding sequence ATGAATAAAAAGACTGTTTCGGAAATATCATACCATTGGTATTGGTTATATAGTTTGTTTATTGTTATTTTAATTATTTCCCCATCTTTGGTATTGTTAAAGTTTTCGAATTCTGTAAATCGTCAAGCTGATGAGCTTTTTGTGAGCACAGTTCAAGAAAAAAGCTATGGAATACCAAAACGTCTAGAGATTAGTAGTATTAATGTTGATGCGACTGTGGAGTCTGTTGGTCTTACGCCCGAGGGAGCAATGGATACTCCAGTGGATCCAGATAATGTGGGTTGGTATAATCTTGGTCCTCGTCCTGGTGAACAGGGAAGCGCTGTTATTGATGGGCATCTTGATAAAGAGGATCAATCCCGAGCAGTTTTTGCTGATTTAGCTGAGGTTAACATTGATGATATTGTATCTGTTATTGATGATCAAGGTAAGAAATTGAATTTTATAGTTAAGGAAGTTCGGATGTATAATGCTGATGATGATACAAACGAAGTATTTAATAATAATGATGGTGTCTTTTTAAATTTAATTACCTGTGCTGGCTCTTGGGATAAGGATAAGCAAAATTATGATCAGCGAAGAGTTATTTTCACTGAATTAATTAAGTAG
- a CDS encoding group II intron reverse transcriptase domain-containing protein: MLGHKYENIISIDNLLTTWERFLRGKRNKKDVILFQAHLADNIAGLHRTLKDRTYIHGSYSAFNVSDPKPRNIHKASVRDRVLHHLIYKELYPYFEQQFIYDSYSCREDKGTHRAIDRFRYFARKVSKNNTRTCYILKCDIKKFFASVNHDKLLTILERHIEDPEIILLVKKVLVSFNSGQTGIGLPLGNLTSQLLVNVYMNEFDRYVKQELRIKYYIRYADDFTVFSDDKAYLQKTLIEFEKFLNTKLYLRLHEYKVCIKTYASGVDFLGWRHFPNYRQIRSASKRKIIKKMKGYPRPETVNAYKGLLKHGNSYKVQKQIGLVK; encoded by the coding sequence ATGTTGGGACATAAATATGAAAATATTATCTCGATTGATAATTTGCTCACAACGTGGGAGCGGTTTTTGCGCGGCAAAAGAAATAAAAAAGATGTCATCCTGTTCCAGGCTCACCTTGCTGATAACATAGCAGGTTTACACCGAACACTCAAGGATAGAACATATATTCATGGTTCATATTCAGCCTTTAACGTTTCTGATCCGAAGCCAAGAAATATCCATAAGGCAAGCGTACGAGATCGGGTATTGCACCATTTAATCTATAAAGAATTATATCCATATTTTGAACAACAATTTATCTACGATTCCTACTCATGTCGTGAAGACAAGGGGACACATCGGGCGATTGACCGTTTCAGATATTTTGCAAGGAAAGTATCAAAAAATAATACAAGGACTTGTTATATCTTGAAATGCGATATTAAGAAATTTTTTGCCAGCGTCAATCACGACAAGTTGCTTACTATACTAGAACGTCACATAGAAGACCCTGAAATAATTTTGCTTGTTAAAAAAGTGCTCGTTAGTTTCAATTCCGGGCAGACGGGCATCGGTCTGCCTTTGGGAAATCTAACCTCGCAGCTTTTGGTAAACGTCTATATGAACGAGTTTGACAGGTATGTAAAGCAAGAATTGCGGATAAAATATTATATTCGCTATGCGGACGATTTCACTGTCTTTTCTGATGATAAAGCATATTTACAAAAAACGCTTATAGAATTTGAAAAGTTTCTAAATACTAAATTATATTTGCGTTTACATGAGTATAAGGTTTGTATTAAAACTTACGCCTCGGGAGTTGATTTTTTGGGTTGGAGGCATTTTCCGAATTATCGGCAAATCAGATCGGCTTCAAAGCGAAAAATTATTAAAAAGATGAAAGGATATCCTCGGCCCGAAACAGTTAACGCTTATAAGGGACTATTGAAACACGGAAATAGCTATAAGGTTCAAAAGCAAATAGGCCTAGTGAAATAA
- a CDS encoding CAP domain-containing protein, which translates to MPKKKLQKAKKKTIKKESTNFFFFDHPLSKSTFKDFFIPHSGNNHKPTSLHPKRVLFHISVALVTKVIVLIFVFNYPLTAWMSPEVSASEGKKIITLTNSLRSGLSLNNLSENQKLNMAAYKKVQDMFINQYFAHHSPAGLTLEYWARQVGYSGYAVIGENLAVGFNNAEDVMGAWKRSPTHYSNLVDQNYKDIGVSIVGGQYKDKDTVFIAQYFGSMQLANTIPLPEPKKTIEKVVAPPPAVLSEKTTTKPPVAPVVTPPKVAIQKNIPPPTQPKPKIVVSQPVGKPYEKVVQVKVDLPKDTTSAVVDIFDRKIALEQKANGQWQGQEIITTTDNSSSIVPPALTTNDTSGQSTRSDIEAVNIVPEKSSLLSQYNLYRSNPDSWLGQIFSFSGWYYKIILILSIIALVLNIFIARHKQHPHLIASGLGLALCMVFLIVF; encoded by the coding sequence ATGCCCAAAAAGAAACTTCAGAAAGCGAAAAAGAAAACTATAAAAAAAGAATCAACTAATTTTTTCTTTTTTGATCATCCTTTAAGTAAAAGTACTTTTAAGGATTTTTTTATTCCTCATTCTGGAAATAATCACAAGCCTACTTCACTTCACCCCAAGCGAGTTTTGTTTCATATCTCAGTTGCTTTGGTTACAAAAGTAATCGTTTTGATATTTGTTTTTAATTATCCTTTAACAGCTTGGATGTCACCAGAAGTTTCAGCCTCTGAAGGAAAAAAAATTATTACATTGACTAATAGTCTTCGTTCAGGCCTATCTTTGAATAATTTGTCTGAGAATCAAAAGTTAAATATGGCGGCCTATAAAAAAGTTCAAGACATGTTTATTAATCAGTATTTTGCTCATCATAGCCCGGCTGGACTTACTCTTGAGTATTGGGCCAGACAAGTAGGCTATTCAGGCTATGCAGTAATTGGAGAAAATTTAGCTGTTGGTTTTAATAATGCCGAAGATGTTATGGGTGCTTGGAAACGAAGCCCAACTCATTATAGTAATTTAGTTGATCAAAACTATAAGGATATTGGTGTTAGTATTGTTGGTGGTCAGTACAAAGATAAAGATACTGTTTTTATAGCTCAGTATTTTGGTTCTATGCAATTGGCAAATACTATCCCGCTACCAGAACCAAAAAAAACTATTGAAAAGGTAGTAGCACCGCCACCAGCTGTTTTGTCGGAAAAAACAACAACTAAACCACCAGTAGCTCCAGTCGTTACTCCTCCAAAAGTAGCTATTCAAAAAAATATCCCACCCCCTACGCAACCAAAACCAAAAATAGTTGTTAGTCAGCCAGTTGGTAAGCCTTATGAAAAAGTTGTGCAAGTGAAAGTTGATTTACCAAAAGATACAACAAGTGCAGTTGTGGATATCTTTGATCGTAAGATTGCCTTAGAGCAAAAAGCTAATGGTCAATGGCAAGGGCAAGAGATTATAACTACTACCGACAATTCTTCTTCTATCGTGCCTCCGGCTCTTACCACAAATGATACTTCTGGGCAATCTACCCGCTCTGACATTGAAGCAGTAAATATTGTTCCAGAAAAGTCTTCTTTATTAAGTCAATATAATTTATATCGTTCAAATCCAGACTCTTGGCTTGGTCAAATATTTAGTTTTAGTGGTTGGTATTATAAAATTATTTTGATTCTTTCTATTATCGCTTTAGTATTAAATATCTTTATTGCTCGACATAAGCAACATCCTCACTTAATAGCTTCAGGTCTTGGTTTGGCTCTTTGTATGGTCTTTTTGATAGTTTTCTGA
- a CDS encoding alpha/beta fold hydrolase: MKKIVIITIVFVFFVAVTWLITSRAGQENSNTNTITNSEDNLKTEIPDLSSDISELPVNPVSLSALMTKEFNGKDLTLGRVLEENVAYTRHYITYTSGDLTISGILNIPKGTVPPGGWPILFLNHGYIDTSVYTNGRGLRREQDYLARQGYAILHSDYRDHAQSDRDSNTEKNVRLGYIEDVINAVYAVKNSDLDMLSKERFGMLGHSMGGGISQAVMVVKPDLIDAVVLYAPVSSNVVDSYNRWTARNSAHVETINQTHGSPTDNPEFWKNMSPLTFFDKVTVPVLIFHGTNDDSCEIDWSRKTRDALVEVGKDVELVEYNGELHEFGLSHNNFMQSSTKFFKDNI, from the coding sequence ATGAAAAAAATTGTAATTATTACCATAGTCTTTGTATTTTTTGTTGCTGTCACTTGGTTGATCACATCCAGAGCAGGCCAAGAGAATAGTAATACCAACACAATAACAAATAGTGAAGACAATCTCAAAACAGAGATACCTGATTTGTCTAGTGATATTTCTGAACTTCCAGTTAATCCCGTATCACTGTCTGCTTTAATGACCAAAGAATTTAATGGTAAAGATTTAACACTCGGTCGTGTGCTTGAAGAAAATGTGGCCTATACTAGACATTATATTACTTATACTAGCGGTGATTTAACAATTTCAGGTATTTTAAATATCCCTAAAGGCACTGTTCCTCCAGGCGGTTGGCCAATTTTATTTTTAAACCATGGTTATATTGATACTTCTGTCTATACGAATGGCAGGGGACTACGACGTGAGCAGGACTATTTAGCCAGACAAGGCTATGCAATTTTACATTCAGATTATCGTGATCATGCTCAATCTGACCGAGATAGTAATACCGAAAAAAATGTTCGCCTTGGATACATTGAAGATGTGATTAATGCTGTGTATGCAGTAAAAAATTCGGATTTAGATATGTTGAGTAAAGAAAGATTTGGTATGCTTGGACACTCTATGGGTGGTGGTATTTCTCAAGCAGTAATGGTAGTTAAACCAGATCTTATTGATGCAGTTGTGTTATATGCTCCCGTTAGTAGTAATGTAGTTGATAGTTATAATCGCTGGACAGCTCGAAATTCTGCTCATGTTGAAACAATCAATCAAACACACGGTTCTCCAACCGATAATCCTGAATTTTGGAAAAATATGTCTCCACTTACTTTTTTTGATAAAGTTACAGTCCCTGTTCTGATATTTCACGGAACAAATGACGATAGTTGTGAAATTGATTGGTCAAGAAAAACCAGAGATGCTTTAGTTGAGGTGGGGAAAGATGTTGAGCTAGTAGAATATAATGGTGAGCTACACGAATTTGGACTATCGCATAATAATTTTATGCAAAGTAGTACAAAATTTTTTAAGGATAATATTTAA
- the cadA gene encoding cadmium-translocating P-type ATPase — translation MINKTVKIKGMHCASCASIITKKISKLQGVDSINVNFATENATLAFDEKAVSIQQMNNQIEKLGYTFVDKNEQIILHDHSSHDGINESKDEKLKELMVMRSKTEFVLPISLLVFMLMMWDIVAKFFPSIPNLPMPMSVFNIISMILASVVLFWIGQPFLQGVVKFIKFRVANMDTLIGIGTLVAYLYSIIITLFPVSREALNLPETTYFDVTIVVIGFVVLGKYLETRSKLRTGEAIEKLLGLQAKTALLWRNGVEVEVALNEVQIDDIIIVKPGSKIPVDGVIIEGNSSIDESMITGEPIPVDKNIGNFVVGATMNKQGNFKFKATKVGSDTVLAQIIKMVLDAQGSKAPIQALADKISSIFVPIVLGIAGLSLLLWLTIGTSAFGFSTALSFGLLSFVGVLVIACPCALGLATPTAIIVGVGRGAQQGILIRNAQALEKLSQVNTIVLDKTGTITKGKPEVTDIVSLDTAWTETDILRLSASIEKLSEHPLANAVVYKANEQKIVLETVTNFQALEGAGVEGIIDGKYITIHKPLNNSFELDKINSLQEQGKTVVILEVDKKPIGLIALSDTLKEESKETVAKLQARNLKVVMITGDNYLAANYIAKLAGIKVVMAEVMPQEKAGKIKELQETGAVVAMVGDGINDAPALVQADVGIAMGTGTDVAIESAGITLLGGDISKISQAIQLSKMTMRGIRQNLFWAFIFNVIGIPLAAGLFYPLFGWLLNPAFAGLAMAFSSVFVVFNSLRLKKIKL, via the coding sequence ATGATTAACAAAACAGTAAAAATTAAGGGGATGCACTGTGCGAGTTGTGCCTCAATTATTACTAAAAAGATTTCAAAGTTACAAGGCGTAGACAGTATTAATGTTAATTTTGCAACCGAAAATGCTACGCTTGCCTTTGATGAAAAAGCAGTTTCAATACAGCAGATGAATAATCAGATTGAAAAATTAGGGTATACGTTTGTGGATAAAAATGAGCAAATAATATTACATGATCACTCCAGTCATGATGGAATTAATGAATCAAAAGATGAAAAGCTGAAAGAACTAATGGTTATGAGATCTAAAACGGAATTTGTTTTACCGATTTCTTTGTTGGTTTTTATGCTTATGATGTGGGATATTGTTGCCAAGTTTTTTCCTTCAATTCCAAACTTGCCGATGCCAATGTCAGTGTTCAATATCATTTCTATGATATTGGCAAGCGTTGTTCTTTTCTGGATTGGACAACCGTTCTTACAAGGAGTGGTGAAGTTCATAAAATTTCGTGTCGCCAATATGGACACACTTATTGGTATTGGAACTCTTGTGGCTTATCTTTATAGTATAATAATTACACTTTTTCCAGTATCAAGAGAAGCTTTAAATCTTCCTGAAACAACTTACTTTGATGTTACTATTGTCGTTATTGGCTTTGTAGTATTAGGTAAATATTTGGAAACTCGATCAAAACTTCGCACTGGCGAAGCTATAGAAAAACTTCTTGGACTTCAAGCAAAAACGGCTTTGCTTTGGCGTAATGGTGTTGAAGTTGAAGTTGCTCTCAATGAAGTACAAATAGATGATATTATTATTGTAAAGCCAGGGTCAAAAATTCCAGTTGATGGGGTTATTATTGAAGGAAATTCATCAATTGATGAATCAATGATTACAGGTGAGCCGATTCCAGTTGATAAAAATATTGGTAATTTTGTTGTTGGTGCAACAATGAACAAACAAGGAAATTTTAAATTTAAAGCAACAAAAGTTGGATCTGATACAGTGCTGGCACAAATTATAAAAATGGTTCTGGATGCACAGGGATCAAAAGCTCCAATACAAGCTCTGGCTGATAAGATTTCTAGTATTTTTGTACCCATAGTTCTTGGTATTGCTGGTCTGTCTCTATTACTATGGTTGACAATTGGCACCTCGGCTTTTGGTTTCTCAACTGCACTTTCTTTTGGTCTCCTTTCATTTGTTGGAGTTCTTGTTATTGCTTGTCCTTGTGCTCTTGGTTTGGCCACACCGACTGCGATTATTGTTGGGGTTGGGAGGGGAGCACAACAGGGTATTCTTATTAGAAATGCCCAAGCTCTAGAAAAGCTTAGTCAGGTTAATACAATTGTTCTTGATAAGACTGGCACCATTACCAAAGGCAAGCCTGAGGTGACGGATATTGTTTCTCTTGATACGGCTTGGACAGAAACAGATATACTTCGTTTAAGTGCAAGTATTGAAAAACTTTCTGAACATCCGTTGGCTAATGCTGTTGTTTATAAAGCAAATGAGCAAAAAATAGTTTTGGAAACCGTTACCAATTTTCAAGCTCTTGAAGGAGCGGGAGTTGAGGGGATAATTGATGGAAAATATATAACTATTCATAAGCCGTTAAATAATTCATTTGAGTTAGATAAAATTAACTCTCTTCAAGAACAAGGCAAAACAGTTGTTATATTAGAAGTTGATAAAAAACCAATTGGGTTGATTGCGCTTTCAGACACCTTGAAAGAAGAATCAAAAGAGACTGTTGCTAAGCTTCAGGCAAGAAATCTTAAAGTTGTAATGATCACTGGTGATAATTATTTAGCCGCAAACTATATCGCAAAACTTGCTGGTATAAAGGTAGTCATGGCTGAAGTAATGCCTCAGGAAAAAGCTGGAAAAATAAAAGAATTACAAGAGACAGGCGCAGTTGTGGCCATGGTCGGTGATGGAATAAATGATGCTCCAGCTCTTGTGCAAGCGGATGTTGGTATTGCTATGGGAACTGGCACTGATGTTGCTATTGAATCAGCTGGAATAACTCTTCTTGGTGGTGATATTTCAAAAATTTCACAAGCCATACAACTATCAAAGATGACAATGAGAGGCATACGACAAAATCTTTTTTGGGCTTTTATATTTAATGTCATTGGTATTCCTTTGGCAGCCGGACTTTTTTACCCCCTGTTTGGGTGGTTATTAAATCCTGCTTTTGCCGGATTGGCTATGGCTTTTTCTAGTGTCTTTGTTGTTTTCAATTCGCTACGACTTAAAAAAATAAAACTATGA
- a CDS encoding metal-sensing transcriptional repressor, protein MKKQQFNHVHKHGEPNTKARKVINMAIGSVAKLPEMINDARYCPEIIQQIDSVIGLLHSARKELLKGHLESCLAERLKTDKEGSIKELLKIYNMQ, encoded by the coding sequence ATGAAAAAACAACAATTTAATCATGTTCATAAACATGGTGAGCCAAATACAAAAGCTCGCAAAGTGATAAATATGGCCATCGGAAGTGTGGCAAAACTTCCTGAAATGATTAATGATGCTCGGTACTGCCCTGAGATTATCCAGCAGATTGATAGCGTCATCGGCCTTTTACATAGTGCCCGAAAAGAATTATTAAAGGGTCACCTTGAGTCTTGTCTTGCTGAAAGGTTAAAGACTGACAAGGAAGGTTCAATTAAAGAATTGCTAAAAATCTACAACATGCAGTAG